Proteins from one Impatiens glandulifera chromosome 2, dImpGla2.1, whole genome shotgun sequence genomic window:
- the LOC124926855 gene encoding PLAT domain-containing protein 3-like: protein MARPISSIYFILFLFAASWIIAAKSDDCVYTLYVRTGSIIKAGTDSNITVTLYDENGWGIRINNIELWGGLMGPDFNYFERGNLDIFSGRGPCLEAPICALNLTSDGSGSHHGWYCNYVEVTATGPHKGCSQKTFTVEQWLATDTSPYELTAIRDSCGGSDGVKSRNGNRVHVINGRDGVSSM, encoded by the exons ATGGCAAGACCAATCAGCTCAATTTACTTCATCCTCTTCCTATTTGCCGCTTCTTGGATCATCGCTGCTAAATCC GACGATTGCGTCTACACATTGTACGTAAGAACCGGATCTATCATAAAAGCAGGAACCGATTCAAATATAACTGTTACCCTTTACGACGAAAATGGATGGGGAATCCGAATCAACAACATAGAGTTATGGGGTGGATTAATGGGTCCAGATTTCAACTATTTCGAAAGGGGTAATCTTGATATTTTCAGTGGTCGTGGACCATGTCTTGAAGCTCCGATCTGTGCTTTAAACTTGACATCTGATGGTTCTGGTTCTCATCATGGATGGTATTGTAACTATGTTGAGGTAACCGCTACTGGGCCACACAAAGGATGCTCACAGAAGACTTTCACGGTTGAACAGTGGCTGGCTACAGATACGTCTCCTTATGAACTCACTGCTATAAGGGACTCTTGTGGTGGATCAGATGGTGTTAAGAGCCGCAATGGGAATAGGGTTCATGTGATTAATGGTAGAGATGGGGTTTCTTCAATGTAA